Proteins encoded together in one Lathyrus oleraceus cultivar Zhongwan6 chromosome 5, CAAS_Psat_ZW6_1.0, whole genome shotgun sequence window:
- the LOC127086658 gene encoding uncharacterized protein At5g41620, with the protein MSLCQTKNLKQKHNKIRKRGCSSTSSSSIFSRKYRFKRAVLMGKKSGYSTPAPIWKISSKSPSMATHHQHNHHVTKNTAFHSFRSGLVSKEKETSVSARKLAATIWEINDLTPSRVMKESMKSNKDRDREKVESLCRSMLLGPQKLDLDLSSNRHFSEKESNKAKEKKDCGKCKVGVKNRLKEAKSGLSALKKLLKVLSQMVVEEKHSSRSMPLILAMSNELDHVHNQIDQFIQEQSLNKSDVEYLMKHFEEEKNVWKRREREKIREAATSLSQELEIEKKLRKQTERMNMKFSKEIEKVKASYEKLSKEHEREKRAKEILEQVCDELAKGIGEDRAKVEDMKRESEKVREEVEKEREMLHLADVLREERVHMKLSEAKYQFEEKNAMLENLRNELESLIRNKEEKDKGNGDDDVEVEVDQGLKRLKDLGIYLNETFFEFQNLEEEKDSIENEDESGESDLQSIELNMDNENKSYKWSYACENIPHFEAKRVSIDKDIGRRSFSDWGSICLNKGTKKKDFVGGNIEESYDHNLESGKSIEIVFGDDEIQKHKEENENYTYKPIMSLGDYISNPDSAK; encoded by the exons ATGTCCTTGTGTCAGACAAAAAACCTTAAACAGAAACACAACAAGATCAGAAAACGAGGTTGTTCTTCCACATCTTCCTCGTCTATCTTTTCGCGAAAATACAGATTTAAGAGAGCCGTTTTGATGGGGAAGAAAAGTGGGTATAGTACACCAGCACCCATTTGGAAAATAAGTTCAAAATCACCTTCTATGGCAACTCATCATCAGCATAATCACCATGTTACAAAAAACACAGCTTTTCATTCTTTTCGTTCCGGGTTAGTCTCTAAAGAGAAGGAAACTTCTGTGTCTGCTAGAAAACTTGCTGCTACAATATGGGAAATCAATGATTTAACTCCTTCAAGGGTCATGAAGGAATCAATGAAAAGCAACAAGGATAGAGACAGAGAGAAAGTTGAGAGCTTATGTAGATCAATGTTATTGGGACCACAGAAGTTAGATTTGGATCTATCATCAAATAGGCATTTCTCAGAG AAGGAAAGCAATAAGGCAAAAGAGAAGAAGGATTGTGGTAAATGCAAAGTTGGAGTTAAGAATCGTCTTAAGGAAGCGAAAAGTGGGTTATCTGCATTGAAGAAGCTTCTAAAGGTGTTGAGTCAAATGGTTGTTGAAGAGAAGCATTCATCGAGAAGTATGCCTCTCATCTTGGCTATGAGTAACGAGCTTGATCACGTCCACAACCAAATTGATCAATTCATTCAAGAACAAAGCTTGAATAAGAGTGATGTTGAGTATCTCATGAAGCATTTTGAAGAAGAGAAGAATGTTTggaaaagaagagaaagagaGAAGATTCGCGAGGCCGCAACGAGCCTATCCCAGGAGCTTGAGATTGAGAAGAAGCTAAGAAAGCAGACCGAGaggatgaacatgaaattttcGAAAGAAATAGAGAAGGTAAAAGCTTCCTATGAAAAGTTGTCGAAAGAGCACGAAAGGGAGAAAAGGGCTAAAGAGATATTGGAACAAGTTTGTGATGAACTAGCCAAAGGAATTGGAGAAGATAGAGCAAAAGTAGAGGATATGAAAAGGGAATCAGAGAAAGTTCGAGAAGAAGTCGAAAAGGAGAGGGAAATGCTTCATTTAGCCGATGTTTTACGCGAAGAACGAGTCCATATGAAGCTCTCGGAGGCTAAGTATcaatttgaagagaaaaatgcAATGCTTGAAAATCTTAGAAATGAACTTGAAAGCCTTATCAGAAACAAAGAAGAAAAAGACAAAGGCAACGGTGATGACGATGTTGAAGTCGAAGTTGATCAAGGGCTTAAAAGGCTCAAGGATCTTGGAATATATCTAAACGAGACATTTTTCGAATTCCAAAATCTAGAGGAAGAGAAGGATTCAATAGAGAATGAAGACGAGTCGGGTGAGAGTGATCTTCAATCTATTGAATTGAACATGGACAATGAGAATAAAAGCTACAAATGGAGTTATGCATGTGAGAATATTCCACATTTTGAAGCAAAAAGAGTTTCAATTGATAAAGATATAGGTAGAAGATCTTTCTCTGATTGGGGAAGTATTTGCCTAAACAAAGGTACTAAAAAGAAGGACTTTGTTGGTGGAAATATTGAAGAGAGTTATGATCACAATCTTGAAAGTGgaaaatcaattgaaattgtTTTTGGAGATGATGAAATACAAAAACATAAGGAAGAAAATGAGAACTATACCTATAAGCCTATTATGAGTCTTGGAGATTATATATCAAATCCTGATTCTGCTAAATAA